The proteins below come from a single Candidatus Falkowbacteria bacterium genomic window:
- a CDS encoding prolyl-tRNA synthetase → MRQSKFFTKVSRDLPKDEESYNAQVLIRAGFIDKVGAGIYTILPLGLRVLSKINLIIREEMDRIGGQELLMPGLNPKEVWQATGRWEGFDALFKLKGSDSKEYALGATHEEIVTPLAKKHIFSYKELPVYLYQIQTKFRNEKRAKAGLIRGREFLMKDLYSFHTDEDDLSRFYKLAQKAYFKVFERCGLLDVTYLTFASGGAFSKYSHEYQTVTEAGEDTIHICDDCQIAINQEIIEEQPGCPNCERTDLRQAKAVEVGNIFKLRTKFSKACGLTYKDAEGEQRLVEMGCYGIGPTRVMGTIVEVHHDDRGVIWPETVAPFKLHLISLNQAKVAEEIYETLLERGVEVLFDDRDISAGEKFAEADLIGCPFRAVVSEKTLAQGDKVEVKRRKNGTAELVSISRLLDMMSVKK, encoded by the coding sequence ATGCGACAATCAAAATTCTTTACTAAGGTAAGCCGAGACTTGCCTAAGGATGAGGAAAGCTACAATGCCCAGGTCCTGATCAGGGCAGGTTTCATCGACAAGGTCGGTGCAGGTATCTATACTATCCTGCCCCTGGGCTTGCGCGTTTTGTCGAAGATAAACCTGATTATCCGCGAGGAGATGGACCGGATTGGCGGGCAAGAACTCTTGATGCCTGGACTGAATCCCAAAGAAGTCTGGCAGGCAACCGGACGCTGGGAAGGTTTTGATGCCTTGTTCAAGCTGAAAGGCTCTGATAGCAAGGAATACGCATTGGGCGCAACGCATGAAGAAATCGTCACGCCATTGGCTAAGAAACACATCTTCTCTTACAAGGAACTGCCGGTATACCTCTATCAGATCCAGACCAAGTTCCGCAACGAGAAGCGCGCTAAGGCCGGCCTGATCCGCGGCCGTGAATTCTTGATGAAGGATCTCTACTCGTTCCATACCGACGAGGACGACCTGAGCCGTTTTTACAAGCTAGCGCAGAAAGCCTATTTCAAGGTCTTCGAGCGCTGCGGCCTGCTCGACGTGACTTATCTCACTTTCGCCTCCGGCGGCGCATTTTCAAAATATTCGCATGAATATCAGACAGTCACTGAAGCGGGCGAAGATACGATCCATATCTGCGACGATTGCCAGATCGCTATCAATCAGGAAATTATCGAGGAACAGCCGGGCTGCCCTAATTGCGAGCGCACTGATCTGCGCCAGGCCAAGGCGGTCGAAGTCGGCAACATCTTCAAGCTGAGGACCAAGTTCTCGAAAGCTTGCGGTCTGACTTACAAGGATGCCGAGGGCGAACAGCGCCTGGTCGAGATGGGTTGCTATGGCATCGGCCCGACCAGGGTCATGGGCACGATCGTCGAGGTCCATCATGACGACCGGGGAGTAATCTGGCCGGAGACCGTGGCACCGTTCAAGCTCCACCTCATCAGCCTGAACCAGGCCAAAGTCGCCGAAGAGATCTATGAAACTCTTTTGGAGAGAGGCGTCGAGGTATTGTTCGACGATCGCGACATTTCGGCTGGCGAGAAATTCGCCGAGGCCGACCTGATCGGCTGCCCCTTCCGCGCGGTCGTCAGCGAGAAGACCTTGGCTCAGGGAGACAAGGTCGAGGTCAAGCGCCGCAAAAACGGCACGGCCGAGCTGGTGAGCATCAGCCGCCTTTTGGACATGATGAGCGTAAAGAAATAA
- a CDS encoding rod shape-determining protein — protein MLNRFFGKFSHDLGIDLGTKNTLVYVQDKGIVINEPTVVAVNVRTDEILAIGEEAKKMIGKTPAHIQAIKPLVDGVISDFEVTEKMLKYFIDKAHEGGFALSPRPRVIIGIPLDITEVEKKAVEDAAKSAGARKVFLIEESMASAIGARLPVTDPRATMVVDIGGGTTEIAVISLGGVVTYKSLRLAGNELDNNIIQYIREEFNLLIGEQVAENIKIRIGSAIPLREPMDMDVRGRDLINGLPRNIVINDMQVRETIGRSLRQIIENIKITLEATPPELVADIYEHGIVLTGGGALLRGLDKAIAQETKIPVRVADDPLICLVKGTGILLSDPELLAKVSSQPADEL, from the coding sequence ATGCTAAATAGATTTTTCGGAAAATTCAGCCACGACTTGGGCATCGATCTGGGGACCAAGAACACCCTGGTCTATGTCCAAGACAAGGGCATTGTCATAAACGAGCCGACTGTCGTCGCCGTCAACGTCCGTACCGACGAGATCTTGGCGATCGGCGAAGAGGCGAAAAAAATGATCGGCAAGACACCGGCGCACATCCAAGCGATCAAGCCGTTGGTTGACGGCGTCATCTCGGATTTCGAGGTGACGGAAAAGATGCTCAAGTATTTCATCGATAAGGCGCACGAGGGCGGTTTCGCCCTGTCGCCGCGTCCGCGCGTGATCATCGGTATCCCGCTGGACATCACAGAAGTGGAAAAGAAGGCGGTGGAAGACGCGGCCAAATCGGCCGGCGCCCGCAAAGTCTTCCTGATCGAGGAGTCGATGGCCTCAGCCATCGGGGCCCGCCTGCCCGTAACCGATCCTCGGGCGACCATGGTGGTCGATATCGGCGGGGGCACGACCGAAATCGCGGTCATCTCCCTGGGCGGCGTCGTCACCTACAAATCCTTGCGTTTGGCAGGCAACGAGCTCGACAACAATATCATCCAGTATATCCGGGAAGAATTCAATCTCCTGATCGGCGAGCAGGTGGCGGAGAACATCAAGATCCGCATCGGTTCGGCGATTCCGTTGCGCGAGCCGATGGATATGGATGTGCGCGGGCGCGACTTGATCAACGGATTGCCGCGCAACATCGTCATTAATGATATGCAGGTGCGCGAGACGATCGGCCGCAGCCTGCGTCAGATAATCGAAAATATCAAGATCACTTTGGAAGCCACCCCGCCGGAGCTGGTGGCGGATATCTACGAGCACGGCATCGTCCTGACGGGCGGTGGCGCCTTGCTGCGCGGGCTGGATAAGGCTATCGCCCAGGAAACCAAAATACCGGTGCGGGTCGCCGATGATCCGCTGATCTGCCTGGTGAAGGGAACAGGCATCCTCTTGTCTGACCCGGAGCTTTTGGCCAAGGTCAGTTCACAGCCGGCCGATGAGCTGTAA